AATGCGGTGTGACTTTCCCATTCCATTGTATGCTGTAGTgttctgtttttacagggaatacAACGCCCACTTTGAACCTATCCTTAACCActcaagtaccagcagtctctgcccctttacggaccagagaccgctggtacagaaacgtcGGAATCCCGAGgaattgccgcacatacccgctgcgACCGCTGTCACtgccgggaacctgggccacccactctgccttctctatgatggcagagttcctgtgagccggtcaggagctgctttcattggctcctggctatGTCTTtcgatgtaagccaatgggagttgcttacattgaaagccaGGGTCAGGCCTCTGCCGTCATGGAGACAGGTAGGGTAAGTGCGCTGTGACGGGAGACGGCGGTGATTCAGTGGCGGGAGTGATGAaaccggcggatgcgcgctgtgGCAGTGAATTgatatctacgccctggcagccagatagccatcaaaacagggcgtagatttcaatttccCAGGAACAGTGCACGTGAGGAAGCGCCACACTGGCACGAAACAGCTGTAGTGCTGTCCTGTCACCCCCTGATCAGcagcctcccacccaccccatcaGCACCGACGGATGCAGGTTTGATGTATCTTGCCAAACATGTATGTGAAGCTGCCTTTATTCGCATGTATGGTCTGAATCAGAAATGAAAGCTGTAAAAGGGCCAGTGCCTGGACTGTCTTTTTGTACCTAATGTATCAGCATGTTTTCCACATAAATTACCGGAAGCACGCCCTTACGCTGACGTCATAGACCACCACATACGTGCTAAGGTTTGACGTTTCTGAGAAGGTCTGGTAGTACGCAGGCATTACCTTCCACCCCCACCAAGCTGAGTGCCGGGTAACTACTTTCTTAGTGTACTTATAGGTTTCAATTAGCGCGGTCTGTAAGTAGTTAACCTAGTAACATTGCCAGCTACATCTGAAGTAccaacccctttttttttttttttttttttttataaagcataTTGGAAGTGATGAAAAAACACTACCTCGGTAAAGTGAAGCAtcaggatagtccagaggcttcaccgATCTTCTTTACGCCCCTCTGTTCCCTCATGCATTGCAGGAGCTGGAATCTGCTGCAGCCGTGGGtctggctgaagaagatgatagaagatttggggggggggatttgctagAGAGCAGCCCCCATAGGAAAGTAATGCTTTCTACCTCCCCAACAGTCCACACTATTTACAAACCTCCCTATGCTTAGGTTTGTTCCATATGTTATTTAGTGCTCAGATCcccttaaagcagtgttccccaaccctgtcctcaaggcccaccaacagtgcatgttttgtggaaatccacagaggtagctaaTCAGCTCTGCTAAGATGCTAATTGTGTCACCTctacatgtttgtggttttctgcaaaacatgtactgttggtgggccttgaggacagggttggggaactctgccttaaaggggaattgaagagatagttatatggaggctgtcatgtttgttttcttttaatcaataccagttacctggcggccctgctggtctatttctctgcagtagtatctgattaaaaccagaaacaagcatgcagctagtcttgtcagatcagacttataagtctgaaccactgaaacacctgatctgctgcatgcttgttcaggggctatggctaatagtattagaggcagaggatcagcagggctgccaggcaactggtattgtctaaaaggaaataaacatgacagcctccatatacctctctcttcagttcccctttaaaggaccactgtcgtgaaaatcttaacattgaaaatatatgtaaacatatacagataagaagtgcatttctcccagagtaaattgagccatacattgtttttctcctatgttgctgtcacagtgagTAGCagaaaccaacaggttttggactagcccatctcctcatgggggattctcagggctttctttattttcaaaagcacttagtgaatggcagttgccctggcagtgtgcagggaggctggccagcatctttgtatacattttttttcaaggggtgtatttataaagagtaaaggccatgttggttctgtcagatttctactacctactgtaagtgacagcaacataggaaagaagtaatctatggctcatcttactctggaagaaacatacgtgtgtgtgtgtgtgtgtgtgtgtgtgttttatttttttcccccacaacattggtcttttaaaagacaactgaagcgagtgggatatgtaagctgccatattaattttcttttaagcaatactagttgcctagctttcctgctgatgctctgcctctaatacttttagccatagaccctgaacaagcatgcagcagatcaggtgtttctaacattcttgtcagatctgacaagattagctgcatgcttgttcttggtgttattcagacactactgcagccaaataggtcagggctgtcaggcaactggtactgtttaaaaggaaataaatatggcagcctccatatacttctcactacagttgtccttaaaggcctcgctgcagggccgtacaactcagcacacaagtgatttccaccTGATTGCtcccagaatgttttttttttttttggttttgttttgctttttataaatatttttataaatatttgtttcccttttttttttttttttttttttttttactataattttttttctcaactgtccccccccccccccccccccctgccagtcaatcagcgcgatcggctgtcaggCTCCAGCCTAAGACAGCTGTCTTCCTGGGGGGTAGGGAAGTGATCTgctatgtcacacggctgtccccagtacagcgttgccgtagatcgcagcgctgtacagagtaaatagacagcggtttcgccttctaacagtttcctagcagcgatcgcttctgggggactgatgacagagcggagctccgtcgtTGAAGCAGAGATGTGAGCACGtcggcgcgcaatctcctgcaaaacacgcccccaggactgcacgccaattggcgttagacgGCCGTTGAAAAGTTAAAGGCACTCAACTTAGCACTAGGTAATTAACAGATATAAAGTGAACatcgacttaaagtgtacccaaagaaAATAACATGAAACATAACTAAATCCTTaccaaagaagagggaagcctctggattctgcaGACTTCCTACGTTCTCCTGGACCGTACTGTTGCCGAGAGCAGACCCTTGAAAGAAATCCAATAAGAGCTTTTTGGATTTCTGATCTTGACCACACTCATCTTCATGCAGGAGCGCggccgtactgtgcctgtgcaagtaTGGCCATGCCTGCACAGTTAGCCGAGCAGCTCGAACACGCACAGGTGTGTGGCTGTACTCATGCAAGCAGCACAGTCGCACTTGTGCATAAAGAATGAACGTCGTCTCGATCTTCAAGAGGGTccctggcagcagcagtaggggtgaggaggacatgggatacagaggctttcctcttcctacataagtatctgatttttgacTAATTatattaaaggatatctgagacGGGATTGAACAGtttacttttacttacctgggtcttcttccagccccacaaGTAGTCTTGTAggcccctcgctgtcctcccagtcccCATCAGTAATCCACTGTCAGGTCCCGGTGAAGTCTGAAACCCAGCTGAGTCATGCACTACTGCATATGCACTGACCTAGTGACGCAACCCCTTGATCACCATGGCAGGGAGCGTTGGAGCGCATGCACGGTTTtgagtcttaaagggaaggtctgaggtaaaaaacgaaacaaaaaaacagatctacCTACCTGagacttccttcagcccctggcagccgctatgtccctcgctgcagctccagtgtCTCAGAATCCTTTCCGTTGCAGATGCCAAACTcaccaggttggcatctactgcTCGAGCGCCGCTCGCAATCGCTCTCCcatggcctggagtgttctgAGCAGTTGCAATACTTCTGACCAGGCGAGGTTAGCATCTCCAATGGAGGGGATTCCGGCacactggagctgcagcgagggacatatcgggtgccaggggctggatgaagtacatcttttttcttttaattcctCGGATGTGTATTTAATTCCTGTGGTGGCCTAAtttgcaaaaaatagcctggtcactacaggggtgtaagcccagggtcctcaggTAGTTAAAGGGCaacccaattattattatttaatttttcTTTTAACACCATAGAGCATGAATCTGGTGATCTGTATGTCCGATCACCAATGTTTATAAATGGTTATTAGTATTCCATGATTCTAAATAGACAATTTTTATTTCCTTCTAGGTGAAATAAAGCCAAGTCTGTTTTAAGGGAAACGATGAAAGGGTTTTACCGTTGAGCATTCTTCTATCATCAGACGACGAGTCACAGAGTAGACAAGTCAAATTGGGGCTCAGAGTGTGAGGAACGTTTCAGTGATAAGTCACAGCTTACAGCTCACATGAGAATCCACGGCGAAGAGAAGGTGTGTCCTTCCTCTGAGTGTGATGAAGGCTTCATCCATCAGTCAGAACCTAGAAAGTCCCGGAAGATCTACACCAGGGAAAAGGCCCTTTCCTGCTCTGAATGTGGAAAAGGTTTCACTCGAAAGGATCATCTTAGAATTCACCAGAGGATTCACACTGGAGCGAAGCCGTTCTCTTGCTCCGAGTGCAGAAAGTCCTTCAGAACTAAAGAACACCTGACCGCTCACCAGAGGATTCACACCGGAGAGAAACCATTCTCTTGCAATGAATGTGACAAGAGTTTTACTCAGAGGGCACACCTTATCGATCACCAGTCGATCCATACAGGCGAGAGGAAATATTTTTGCTTTGAATGTAACACAGGTTTTTCTGGAAAGACGGCACttctcagacaccagagaagcCACACGGGAGAGAAGCCATTTTCATGCTCTGAATGTGGCAAGTCCTTCAGAATAGCAGCACACCTTATTAATCATGAGAGAATCCACACAGGAGAGAAGCCGTTTTCTTGTTCTGAGTGCGATAAGTCCTTCAATGTAGAATCCTCGCTCGTCTGCCACCAGAggactcacacaggagagaagccaTACAGATGTTCAGAATGTGATAAATGTTTTGCCCAAACGGCGAGTCTTAAAAGCCACCTCAAGATTCACACTATGGAGTAGCATTATAGATTTTCAGAATTTAAAAGAGAGCTTTCTGGGACAGTTAGCTCTTGTAAAACCACAgagccttcttaaagggaaggttcaagcaaaataaaaaagagtttcacttacctgggacttctaccagccccatgcagccatcctgtgccctcgtagtcactcactgctgctccagtcccccgctggcagcttgccgacctcggaggtcggcaggacgcattgcgtacatacgcattcccgctagtgcaggaacatcaacacatacatttttacgcgttactggtttaatgcgtaaatttttacgcattgaaccagtaacgcgtaaaaatgtatgtgttaatgttcctgcactagcgggaatgcgtaaaaatgtacgcaatgcgtcccgccgacctccgaggtcggcaagctgccagcgggggactggagcagcagtgagtgactacgagagcacaggatggctgcatggggctggtagaagtcccaggtaagtgaaactctttttttattttgcttggacattccctttaatggtGTCAATCTTAGCctgttatagtgtgtgtgtgtgtgtgtgggggggggggggggggggaggtttaaaggatacccgaggtgacatgttacATGAGATAgactgtgtatatacagtgcctagcacacaaataactatgctgttccttttttttatcttttttatctttccctgcctgaaagatttaACCACCCtgacgttctattaagatcgccagggaggctgcgggaggttttttttttttaataaaaaaaaaactatttcatgcagccaactgaaagttggctgcatgaaagcccactagagggcgctccggaggcgttcttctgatcgcctccggcggccagaagtaacacggaaggccgcaatgagcggccttccgtgtttcgcttacctcgtcgccatggcgacgagcggagtgacgtcatggacgtcagccgcctccgatccagcccttagcgctggccggaactttttgttccggctgggctcaggcggctggggggaccctctttcaccgctgcatgcggcggatcgccgcactgcagcggcgatcaggtagcacacgcggctggcaaagtgccggctgcgtgtgctgctttttatttgagccaaatcggcccagcagggcctgagcggcaggctccggcggtactggacgagctgagctcgtccagaccgctcagcaggttaaacatcaggtatgtaagtggcagttcctgtctgagtcaggactgggtcagactacagtgtgaccctcactgatagggaattccaactataaaacactttcctagcagaaaatggtttctgagagcaggaaagagataaaaagggtcaatagttcatagattttagctctggcatactttaatgaatgttattgagcaaaaacaataaaacggtaaaaatttaaaaagtagagttaaatataaaataaaactgtggaatctcttaaagagaaacttaaaCCAAGaatggaactttatcccaatcagtagctgatacccccttttacatgagaaatagaatgattttcacaaacagaccatcagggggcgctgtgtgactaattttgtgctgaaacccctcccacaagaggctctgaataccgcggtactcctggcaaactgccacaatgtaacaatgttcacagacaggaaatggctgtttacagctgtctaacagctagaaacagctaaataacctgcccacagtaacaatgtcaccatgtaataaatgtcagaatgtgaatctgggagaggaaagattttacaatgagcaaacgctgactaaatcatttatacataattattgtaaaaatgaagcactttttttattacattattttcactggagttcctctttaagtattttttttttttatgaggagAATTGATACAGTTGgttatttcattcatttattttcacctcaggtgtttttttaaagagactctgtaacaaaaaaatcgaggcttccccatcctcctgtgtcccacaccggtctcgctgcagcccacggaacgcacaggcgataatttgtcaggctgtgcattatttaccttttctggctccagcggggggctctCCTCTctgaaataggcagaaatagctggtctctgtcgggtccgctctactacgcaggtgcaggagacttgcgcctgcgtagtagagcgggccgacagcgattggctattttcgcctatctccgagcggagagccgatactgcgcctgcgctggagccaggaaggtaaatatttacatccccgccgttcagaggggcacagcgagactgccgtgggacacaggaggatgggggaagcctcgatcggttccagaggctcccccccccctgagaTGAGTACCCCCGAGGGAATTGTTTtaagttacagattctctttaatgtttttcTGTCTAATGCCATATAAAGCAATCCAAGTATTAGGTCACCTAATTTTACCTGAAagaacagatagatacagttgtctCTATTATATATCTGCGGACCTTTACTAACTTTCACCAGCACGATAGTTACTCCgttatgtcctttaaagtgtacctgagacgaaaagCATCTCAGGTagcatacttacttggggcttccttaacctccttggcagtaagccgcgcaggaggttttctccggccctgctgggccgatttgtttaatttttttttttttttttgctggacgttggtagcactttgctagctgcgtcagcacactgatcgccgttgccccgcgctcgatcgccgctatccgtcacgcCGCGCGCCCCCCcacagccaatcagtgccaggcagcgctgaggggtggttggggactcccaatgacgtcccgacgtcggtgacgtcatcccgccccatggcgacgggggaagccctccaggaaatcccgttctttgaacgggatttcctgattggagattgccgaaggcgattgaagcggggggatgccgctgagcagcggctatcatgtagcaagccctgggctcgctacatgatataagaaaaaaaaatttaaaaaaactgctgcgctccctcctggcggaattttttataccgccaggggggttaaagagactctgtaacaaaatttttagccttatttcttctatcctataaattcctatacctgttgtaatgtggtctgtcttactgcagcctttcctagttgcacagtggctgtaatttctctgttatctaatcttctttcctttgccaagctttgtcggctcaggcaggaatgtactgctctgcttgtgaaaaggagaagttatacacaccctctccaggccccctgcaggctctgtatgagtcacagactgagcttctctgagcctatcacatgctggttagcagccatgttttttgtttgtaact
This DNA window, taken from Hyperolius riggenbachi isolate aHypRig1 chromosome 3, aHypRig1.pri, whole genome shotgun sequence, encodes the following:
- the LOC137562636 gene encoding zinc finger protein 501-like isoform X2; the protein is MRIHGEEKVCPSSECDEGFIHQSEPRKSRKIYTREKALSCSECGKGFTRKDHLRIHQRIHTGAKPFSCSECRKSFRTKEHLTAHQRIHTGEKPFSCNECDKSFTQRAHLIDHQSIHTGERKYFCFECNTGFSGKTALLRHQRSHTGEKPFSCSECGKSFRIAAHLINHERIHTGEKPFSCSECDKSFNVESSLVCHQRTHTGEKPYRCSECDKCFAQTASLKSHLKIHTME